A genomic region of Paroedura picta isolate Pp20150507F chromosome 4, Ppicta_v3.0, whole genome shotgun sequence contains the following coding sequences:
- the MADCAM1 gene encoding mucosal addressin cell adhesion molecule 1, with the protein MGVLLPALLLSVVWNSCARPPRSKTPLTIHPSEPLVEVGGSIQLHCSLACLGGKVQWEGLDTDLGDVISNHTTSILTVSKAAVSAEGTKICTGQCQGKVFQKTVQLQVYSLPDSLQLDSQPVELMTGQPAHLSCLVRNVYPSEAFTLNWFQGDERVERHVDKEMEDADLFTFRSKLESPMAEEQTTYRCEAQLQIGQHLFHQSRTLTIQAKETQPMASMTGKASSQPATVTAFGATPERPVGATEGTSSLATLPGRLPPLRSTEHPTVRTLLGAITAAPDLAFWTSPALGRSPSSGAPSPAQIPLGEAPAVSPEPAGGMDSAGTGRPVPETSAKPGVPSKALSPTDWTLAPKHTSPSSSLPTNSTAATGVALCRPVITPVPPQGTVGRPLRITCHAPGCSKDIQVRWVETPMAQSRYHQERAEGQSTLAVDRVSAEYQGVYRCLAMTSQPKVASVRLEVEHHAAFSASTVITIGAAGSLVGLFITSYVSRRLWQQRGS; encoded by the exons ATGGGAGTCCTGCTGCCTGCTCTCCTGCTCAGCGTGGTCTGGAATAGCTGCG CTCGTCCCCCGAGGTCCAAGACCCCCCTGACCATTCATCCCAGTGAGCCGCTGGTGGAAGTCGGGGGCTCCATTCAATTGCACTGTTCCTTGGCTTGCCTGGGAGGCAAAGTGCAGTGGGAGGGCCTGGACACCGACCTGGGAGACGTCATCTCCAACCACACGACCAGCATCCTGACTGTGAGCAAGGCAGCCGTGAGCGCAGAAGGCACGAAGATCTGCACGGGCCAATGCCAAGGAAAGGTCTTCCAGAAGACTGTGCAATTACAGGTCTATT cTCTTCCAGACTCCCTGCAACTGGACTCCCAACCCGTGGAGCTCATGACTGGGCAGCCAGCCCATCTCTCCTGTCTGGTGAGAAACGTGTACCCTTCTGAGGCCTTCACGCTGAACTGGTTCCAGGGAGATGAGAGGGTGGAACGTCACGTGGACAAAGAGATGGAGGATGCCGACCTGTTTACATTCCGTTCCAAACTGGAGAGCCCAATGGCTGAAGAACAGACAACCTATAGGTGTGAGGCACAGCTGCAGATTGGTCAGCACCTGTTCCACCAAAGTAGGACATTAACCATTCAGGCCAAAG AGACCCAGCCTATGGCCTCCATGACAGGCAAGGCCTCTTCCCAGCCAGCGACCGTGACGGCTTTCGGGGCGACTCCAGAGAGGCCAGTGGGTGCCACCGAGGGGACTTCTTCTCTTGCAACGCTCCCTGGACGCCTCCCACCCCTCCGATCCACTGAGCATCCCACCGTTCGGACACTTCTTGGTGCCATCACAGCTGCCCCTGATCTGGCCTTTTGGACAAGCCCCGCCCTGGGCAGATCTCCTTCCAGTGGAGCACCTTCTCCAGCACAGATCCCCCTGGGGGAAGCCCCGGCAGTCTCTCCGGAGCCTGCGGGTGGAATGGACTCTGCGGGGACTGGGAGACCCGTTCCTGAGACCTCCGCTAAGCCGGGGGTCCCTTCCAAAGCCCTCTCCCCAACAGACTGGACACTGGCCCCCAAGCACACCTCTCCCTCCAGCAGCCTTCCCACCAATAGTACGGCTGCCACAGGGGTGGCTCTCTGCAGGCCTGTGATCACCCCTGTGCCTCCTCAAGGGACCGTGGGGAGACCGCTTCGCATCACTTGCCACGCACCAGGGTGTTCCAAAGACATCCAAGTCCGGTGGGTGGAAACTCCCATGGCTCAGTCCCGGTACCACCAGGAGAGGGCTGAGGGCCAGTCCACCCTTGCAGTCGACAGGGTCAGTGCAGAGTACCAAGGGGTCTACCGATGCCTTGCAATGACCAGCCAGCCGAAGGTGGCCAGCGTCCGTCTCGAGGTGGAGCACCATG CTGCGTTCAGTGCCAGCACGGTGATCACCATCGGGGCTGCAGGATCTCTCGTGGGGCTGTTCATTACCAGCTACGTGTCTCGGCGACTGTGGCAACAGCGTGGCAGCTAG